Below is a window of Mucilaginibacter ginkgonis DNA.
GGATAAAGCATTAGCACAACTAAGTTTGCAGCACATTGTGCTGGAGACTGATGCTCCTTATCTAACTCCTGTGCCATTTCGCGGTAAGCCAAATGAGAGTAGCTACCTTACATACATCGCCGAAAAGGTAGCAGATATCTTTATGGTTGATGTTGCGCAGGTTGCCGACATTACCACCGCTAATTCTAAGGCAATATTTGGCATATGAGAAATCTCGATCTTCTTTTTTACATTTATACACCATGAGCGACACTTGCCAGATATTGATCATCTACACCGGCGGCACCATTGGTATGATGGCAGACCCGGTGAGCAAGGTATTGCGGCCCATCAATTTTGAGCAGATCATGGATAACGTGCCCGAGCTTGAGAAGCTTAATTGCCGCATAAAAGTCCACTCGTTTGATGAGATCATCGATTCATCTAACATGAACCAGGAAATATGGGGCGAACTGGCAGGGCTGATAGAAAAGCATTACAATGAGGTGGATGGCTTTGTCATTCTTCATGGTTCTGATACCATGGCTTATACAGCGTCGGCGTTAAGTTTTATGTTAGAGAACCTGGACAAGCCGGTAATCTTTACCGGTTCGCAGCTACCCATCAGCGCCATTCGTACAGACGCGAAGGAAAACCTGATGACGGCCATCGAGATCGCGAAGGCCAAAAAGTATGACCGATCACGCGTGCCCGAGGTTTGCATTTACTTTGATTACAAACTGTTCAGGGGTAACCGTTCATTCAAATATAATTCCTCAAAGTTCGAAGCCTTCCGGTCGCCTAACTACCCTATCCTGGCCGAATCCGGCGTACACCTGCGTTTCAGCGTAAATGATAT
It encodes the following:
- a CDS encoding asparaginase translates to MSDTCQILIIYTGGTIGMMADPVSKVLRPINFEQIMDNVPELEKLNCRIKVHSFDEIIDSSNMNQEIWGELAGLIEKHYNEVDGFVILHGSDTMAYTASALSFMLENLDKPVIFTGSQLPISAIRTDAKENLMTAIEIAKAKKYDRSRVPEVCIYFDYKLFRGNRSFKYNSSKFEAFRSPNYPILAESGVHLRFSVNDIRPSEGQPLVIRQKLESDVAVLKLYPGISPKVVENILSADVRGVVMETFGAGNTSTDDWFVNLLKSAIDNGKVIVDISQCKVGTVELGRYETSKQLKDIGVANGYDMTFEAAITKMMYLLGQYDDPATIKELIETDLRGELTVS